The proteins below come from a single Streptomyces sp. SS1-1 genomic window:
- a CDS encoding IS5 family transposase, with amino-acid sequence MSDAEWAVVRDLLPVPGWLSGRGGRPEGYCHRQMIDAVRYLVDNGIKWRAMPADFPPWPRVYAFFARWRDAGLVTELHDRLREAVRSREGRSAEPSAGVVDSQSVKADATVAHTSRGFDAGKKINGRKRHLLTDTLGLLLAVAVTPASVTDRDGARSLLPAAAGRYRRLARVWADGAYTGHLTDWTSQHLGLVLDIVRRSEDVRGFQALPRRWVVERSFAWFLRSRRLVRDYERRTDTSEAVIRWSMTALMSRRLAAQSGRPAVLTAG; translated from the coding sequence ATGAGCGATGCCGAGTGGGCCGTGGTGAGGGACCTTCTGCCGGTTCCGGGCTGGCTTTCGGGCCGCGGCGGGCGTCCGGAGGGCTACTGTCACCGGCAGATGATCGATGCCGTGCGCTACCTCGTCGACAACGGCATCAAGTGGCGGGCGATGCCTGCGGACTTCCCGCCCTGGCCGCGCGTCTACGCCTTCTTCGCCCGCTGGCGGGATGCGGGACTGGTCACCGAGCTGCACGACCGGCTGCGGGAAGCCGTCCGCTCCCGTGAAGGCCGCAGCGCCGAGCCGAGCGCGGGAGTCGTGGACTCGCAGTCGGTGAAGGCGGACGCCACCGTCGCTCACACCTCACGCGGGTTCGACGCGGGCAAGAAGATCAACGGCCGCAAGCGGCACCTGCTCACCGACACGCTCGGACTTCTCCTGGCCGTGGCTGTCACACCGGCGTCCGTGACCGACCGGGACGGCGCCCGGTCCCTTCTGCCGGCGGCGGCCGGGCGCTACCGGCGGCTGGCCCGGGTCTGGGCCGACGGCGCCTACACCGGCCACCTCACCGACTGGACCAGCCAGCACCTCGGCCTCGTCCTCGACATCGTCCGCCGCAGCGAGGACGTCCGAGGCTTCCAGGCCCTGCCCCGCCGCTGGGTCGTCGAGCGGTCCTTCGCCTGGTTTCTGCGCAGCCGGCGTCTGGTGAGGGACTACGAACGACGCACCGACACCAGCGAAGCCGTCATCCGCTGGTCGATGACCGCCCTGATGAGCCGCCGCCTGGCCGCACAATCCGGTCGGCCTGCAGTCCTGACGGCAGGGTGA
- a CDS encoding winged helix-turn-helix transcriptional regulator: MPRQLERSSIHDETCPRFQEALEVVGRRWTGSILVAAAQGARRFGEYRAVIDGISDRLLSQRLKELERQELIKRTVVPTTPVQITYSLTPTGEALIDALQPLVKWNMRRAAAAAHASVYTSTDGG, encoded by the coding sequence GTGCCTCGACAGCTTGAACGCAGTTCCATCCATGACGAGACTTGCCCAAGGTTCCAGGAGGCTCTCGAAGTCGTCGGCCGTCGCTGGACGGGCTCGATCCTGGTTGCTGCCGCACAAGGTGCCAGACGATTCGGTGAGTACCGGGCAGTGATCGATGGTATATCCGACCGCCTGCTTTCCCAGCGGCTCAAGGAGCTCGAGCGCCAGGAACTTATCAAGAGGACCGTGGTGCCGACCACACCCGTCCAGATCACCTACAGCCTTACACCTACGGGGGAAGCCCTGATCGATGCGTTGCAGCCCTTGGTGAAGTGGAACATGCGAAGGGCTGCCGCGGCGGCTCATGCCTCCGTCTATACAAGCACTGACGGCGGGTAG
- a CDS encoding SDR family oxidoreductase has translation MSHRNLARRALVLAPAGTATADAVTTRLKTAGYSVDADAAFTEPTGPIDAFVYDPGLLDGTPTRSAAEQLLTRVAQLIPFLRTPEEGGSRIVVIASRDGLGWPSRPDLAAQSGALVSAARSLALQLGRTGTTVNVIAALPPEGSPLREAGHPENTHLYEPEALTPDPVTVHDIAETAAFFLNPRSGYITGQVLHCCGGASLLSSLSV, from the coding sequence ATGTCCCACCGCAATCTCGCACGCCGCGCCCTCGTCCTGGCCCCGGCCGGCACCGCCACAGCGGACGCCGTCACCACCCGTCTGAAAACCGCCGGCTACAGCGTCGACGCAGACGCGGCCTTCACCGAGCCCACCGGCCCGATCGATGCATTCGTCTACGATCCTGGCCTTCTGGACGGCACACCCACCCGCAGCGCGGCCGAACAGCTGCTCACGCGCGTAGCGCAGTTGATTCCCTTCCTGCGCACACCCGAGGAAGGCGGGTCACGGATCGTCGTCATCGCCAGCCGGGACGGCCTCGGCTGGCCGAGCCGTCCCGACCTGGCTGCCCAGAGCGGGGCACTCGTCTCGGCAGCGCGCAGCCTGGCACTCCAACTCGGTCGCACGGGCACGACTGTGAACGTCATAGCTGCACTGCCCCCCGAGGGCAGCCCTCTGCGGGAGGCCGGACACCCCGAGAACACCCACCTGTACGAACCCGAGGCGCTGACCCCCGACCCCGTCACCGTCCACGACATCGCGGAGACCGCAGCCTTCTTCCTGAACCCCCGCAGTGGCTATATCACCGGTCAGGTCCTGCACTGCTGCGGTGGTGCCAGCCTCCTGTCAAGCCTGTCCGTCTAA
- a CDS encoding FAD-binding oxidoreductase: MNRELATVSAALSGKLITPDDSSYREYRSTYTTVGSPAVVAVPESAGDVAAALLMARERGLPLAVRSGGHGLSGSGTNSEGMVIDLRRMNKITVLNRRKRLVRVEAGARWAQVAEALSPHGLAISSGDHGNVGVGGLATGGGVGWLVRSFGLTVDRIRAVEVMLADGSAVRADASNEPDLLWVMRGAGAGAGIALAFEFEAIELRNVGVAQLIARVDPAGHVLQRLDAALKDAPRELTTALMLSSQDFVTSAFITAVVATDDEHVIRRSIEPLLSIGDVALQQAGITPYTNLVPRQHMHSNMGQMRSSTTNGLITDLTPAAARAIVDMASGPTPAHIQMRSLGGAVSDVDPAATAFPHRHQRSLVIASTFPPYGHEALGRAWEPVAQHTEGAYVNFVSNPDKATFDQIYPGPTGTRVAELWKRYDPEGMLRPGN, from the coding sequence ATGAATCGGGAACTCGCCACCGTGTCGGCCGCACTGTCCGGCAAGTTGATCACCCCCGACGACAGTAGCTACAGGGAGTACCGCTCCACGTACACCACCGTGGGCAGCCCCGCCGTCGTCGCCGTCCCCGAATCCGCCGGTGACGTCGCCGCCGCCCTGCTCATGGCTCGGGAGCGCGGGCTTCCTCTCGCGGTGCGCAGTGGCGGGCACGGACTGTCCGGCAGTGGCACCAACAGCGAGGGCATGGTCATTGATCTCCGGCGGATGAACAAGATCACGGTACTCAACCGCAGGAAGCGTCTGGTGCGGGTTGAGGCCGGGGCCCGGTGGGCGCAGGTAGCAGAGGCCCTGAGTCCGCACGGCCTGGCCATCAGCTCCGGTGACCACGGCAATGTCGGTGTCGGCGGGCTGGCCACGGGCGGTGGCGTCGGATGGCTCGTCCGGAGCTTCGGACTGACTGTGGACCGCATACGCGCCGTCGAGGTGATGCTTGCCGACGGTTCGGCCGTGCGCGCCGATGCCTCCAACGAGCCTGACCTCCTGTGGGTGATGCGCGGTGCGGGAGCAGGCGCGGGTATCGCCCTGGCCTTCGAGTTCGAGGCCATCGAGCTGCGCAACGTGGGAGTCGCGCAGCTCATCGCACGGGTCGATCCCGCGGGCCATGTGCTCCAGCGCCTGGACGCGGCTCTAAAGGACGCCCCGCGGGAGCTCACGACCGCTCTCATGCTGTCCTCACAGGACTTCGTGACGAGTGCCTTCATCACAGCGGTTGTGGCCACGGACGATGAGCACGTCATCCGACGTTCGATCGAACCGCTTCTCAGCATCGGTGACGTGGCACTCCAGCAGGCCGGGATCACCCCCTACACGAACCTGGTGCCGCGTCAGCACATGCACTCCAATATGGGGCAGATGCGCTCCTCTACGACGAACGGCCTGATCACTGACCTCACACCCGCCGCTGCCCGTGCGATCGTCGACATGGCGAGCGGTCCCACTCCCGCGCACATCCAGATGCGGTCGCTCGGTGGCGCCGTGTCCGACGTCGATCCCGCGGCTACTGCGTTCCCCCACCGGCATCAGCGGTCCCTCGTCATCGCCTCCACCTTTCCCCCTTACGGCCACGAAGCCCTGGGCCGGGCATGGGAGCCGGTGGCGCAACATACAGAAGGGGCGTACGTAAACTTTGTGAGCAACCCAGACAAGGCCACGTTCGACCAGATCTACCCAGGGCCCACCGGTACCCGCGTCGCCGAGCTGTGGAAGCGCTACGACCCCGAGGGCATGCTGCGTCCAGGTAACTGA
- the moaA gene encoding GTP 3',8-cyclase MoaA encodes MLTDTFGRVATDLRVSLTDRCNLRCTYCMPEEGMQWLAKPDLLTDGEIVRLVRIAITELGITEVRFTGGEPLLRPGLMGIVEQCATLEPRPRMSLTTNGIGLRRTAMALAGAGMDRVNVSLDTLHPHVFKRLTRRDRHHDVLSGLQAAREAGLTPVKVNAVLMAGLNDDEAPDLLAWAIENGYEMRFIEQMPLDAQHGWKREGLITADDILISLRSRFCLTPEDKELRGSAPAERWLVNGGPHRVGVIASVTRPFCRACDRTRLTADGQIRTCLFATEETDLRGALRHGAPDEEIARIWRVATWGKKAGAGLDAPDFEQPDRPMSAIGG; translated from the coding sequence TTGCTTACTGACACCTTCGGCCGGGTGGCCACAGACCTGCGGGTGTCACTTACTGACCGGTGCAATCTCAGGTGCACCTACTGCATGCCGGAGGAAGGCATGCAGTGGCTGGCCAAACCGGACCTGCTCACCGACGGGGAGATCGTCCGGCTGGTGAGGATCGCCATCACCGAACTGGGGATCACCGAGGTCCGCTTCACCGGCGGCGAACCTCTGCTGCGGCCCGGCCTGATGGGCATCGTCGAACAGTGCGCAACCCTAGAACCGCGCCCTCGCATGTCGTTGACCACTAACGGCATCGGCCTGCGACGCACCGCAATGGCGCTGGCCGGCGCCGGGATGGACCGGGTCAATGTCTCACTGGACACCTTGCACCCCCACGTCTTCAAGCGCCTGACCCGACGAGACCGGCACCACGACGTGCTCAGCGGTCTCCAGGCCGCCCGTGAAGCAGGACTGACACCGGTGAAGGTCAACGCGGTGCTGATGGCAGGACTCAATGACGACGAGGCCCCCGACCTACTGGCCTGGGCTATCGAGAACGGCTATGAGATGCGGTTCATCGAACAGATGCCGCTCGACGCCCAGCACGGCTGGAAGCGTGAGGGCCTGATCACCGCAGACGACATTCTTATCTCTCTACGCAGCCGCTTCTGCCTGACTCCGGAAGACAAGGAGCTGCGGGGCTCCGCTCCGGCCGAGCGCTGGCTCGTCAACGGAGGCCCGCACCGTGTCGGCGTCATTGCCTCTGTGACCCGCCCGTTCTGCCGTGCTTGTGACCGGACCCGACTGACCGCCGACGGCCAAATCCGTACCTGTCTGTTCGCCACCGAGGAGACCGACCTGCGCGGTGCACTGCGCCACGGTGCTCCCGATGAGGAGATCGCCCGGATCTGGCGCGTGGCCACGTGGGGAAAGAAGGCCGGCGCAGGCCTCGACGCTCCGGACTTCGAGCAACCCGACCGTCCCATGTCAGCGATCGGGGGCTAG
- a CDS encoding DedA family protein, whose protein sequence is MHIDTLIESAGWWAYLLVFAVTVSETSAFLGLLVPGETAILIAAALAGKGDLNPVILAAAVVTGGIIGDNLGYLLGRRCGRRPSSGRLRRFRLDAHLRRAQTFLVRHGGKAVFAGRFIGFIRTFLPFAAGASAMSYRRFFFFSTLASVVWGVGNVGLGYFAGTAATEFLHSAGAVGALALAAMALAMFVGLRLLKRRRHTGRAGSSIVASHRSLQEAVQDRALLDADTELLPPQGQAVRRSVS, encoded by the coding sequence ATGCACATCGATACCCTGATCGAATCGGCTGGCTGGTGGGCATACCTGCTGGTGTTCGCTGTGACGGTTAGCGAGACCAGCGCCTTCCTCGGCCTGCTGGTGCCCGGCGAGACCGCCATCCTCATCGCTGCTGCACTGGCCGGTAAAGGCGACCTCAACCCGGTGATCCTTGCAGCGGCGGTGGTGACCGGTGGCATCATCGGGGACAACCTTGGCTACCTGCTGGGGCGCCGGTGCGGACGACGTCCCAGCAGCGGACGACTCCGCCGATTCCGCCTCGATGCCCACCTTCGAAGAGCCCAGACCTTCCTGGTGCGGCACGGAGGGAAGGCGGTGTTCGCCGGGCGGTTCATCGGATTCATCCGTACCTTCCTGCCATTCGCCGCAGGCGCGTCCGCAATGTCCTACAGACGCTTCTTCTTCTTCAGCACTCTCGCGTCGGTGGTCTGGGGGGTCGGGAACGTGGGACTTGGATACTTCGCCGGCACGGCGGCCACCGAGTTCCTGCACTCGGCAGGAGCCGTCGGAGCGCTTGCACTCGCCGCCATGGCGCTGGCGATGTTCGTCGGACTGCGGCTGCTCAAGCGGCGTCGGCACACAGGCAGGGCCGGCTCGTCAATCGTGGCCTCTCACCGCTCCCTCCAAGAGGCAGTCCAGGACCGGGCCCTTCTCGATGCCGACACCGAACTCCTGCCCCCGCAGGGGCAGGCCGTCCGCAGGTCTGTTTCCTAG
- a CDS encoding TetR/AcrR family transcriptional regulator: protein MHGAKSVKRAGRPLRRDAQRNREAIVAAAADAFAREGMGAPLEPIAKAAGVAIGTLYSHFPTRLELAEIVFEEKIDAWLDAAQKAATAEDPWSGFAQYLEMICELQADDRGLGDLTSMSTPLAECVESRLARIRTLGQTIVQRAQSQGTLRADVSPDDMAFVIWAHGGIMAAIQDVAPEAWRRHLALMLDGFRAERATPLPVPPLHAIARGVKGSAQDDTKNRAICKVFAAE from the coding sequence ATGCATGGAGCGAAGTCGGTTAAACGCGCAGGACGTCCCCTGCGGCGGGATGCCCAGCGCAACCGTGAGGCGATTGTGGCTGCGGCGGCGGACGCGTTCGCCCGGGAGGGCATGGGGGCGCCGCTTGAGCCCATTGCCAAAGCAGCTGGCGTAGCGATCGGTACGCTCTACAGTCATTTCCCCACCCGGCTCGAGTTGGCGGAGATCGTCTTCGAGGAGAAGATCGATGCGTGGCTGGACGCGGCACAGAAGGCCGCGACGGCGGAGGACCCGTGGTCAGGCTTCGCCCAGTACCTTGAGATGATCTGCGAACTGCAAGCTGATGACCGGGGTCTAGGCGACCTCACCTCAATGAGTACGCCCCTGGCTGAGTGCGTTGAGAGTCGTCTGGCGCGCATTCGCACCCTGGGGCAGACCATCGTCCAGCGCGCGCAGAGCCAGGGCACTCTGCGGGCCGATGTGTCGCCGGACGATATGGCTTTCGTCATTTGGGCCCACGGCGGCATCATGGCCGCCATCCAGGATGTCGCGCCAGAGGCCTGGCGCCGTCACCTGGCGCTGATGCTCGATGGGTTCCGGGCGGAGCGGGCGACACCTCTTCCTGTGCCCCCGCTTCACGCCATCGCGCGAGGGGTGAAGGGCAGCGCACAGGACGATACGAAGAACCGCGCCATCTGCAAGGTTTTCGCTGCGGAGTGA
- a CDS encoding SDR family NAD(P)-dependent oxidoreductase, which translates to MNLDGKVAVVTGGASGIGLAIARDFAAAGAQVAIADIDEQRAQATAHEITHTGATAVGLPVDVSSREAVSALFTEVEDRLGPVDVLVNNAGISIDRGIRRITDDEWNKTQAINQTGVFLCSQAALTSMIPRRTGRIINIASRAWLGWYGQLAYATSKGGVVSATRSLAIEVAKYGITVNCLAPGLIDTPLLRREPQEVMDRLLTAQPMGTIGAPTDVAWAAHYFASPASRAVTGQVMYVCGGKSLYAQPARV; encoded by the coding sequence ATGAATCTCGACGGAAAGGTCGCAGTCGTCACCGGCGGGGCCAGCGGCATCGGCCTCGCTATCGCCCGCGACTTCGCCGCCGCCGGCGCGCAAGTGGCGATAGCCGACATCGACGAACAGCGAGCACAGGCCACGGCCCACGAAATCACTCACACGGGCGCGACGGCCGTGGGACTGCCCGTGGACGTCAGCTCCCGAGAAGCCGTTTCCGCACTCTTCACCGAGGTCGAGGACCGGCTCGGCCCGGTAGACGTCCTCGTAAACAACGCCGGTATCAGCATCGACCGAGGGATACGGCGCATCACGGACGACGAGTGGAACAAGACGCAAGCCATCAACCAGACCGGCGTCTTCCTGTGCAGTCAGGCGGCGCTCACCTCCATGATCCCTCGACGTACCGGCCGCATCATCAATATCGCCTCCCGGGCCTGGCTCGGCTGGTACGGGCAGCTCGCCTACGCCACATCCAAAGGCGGGGTCGTCTCAGCCACCCGGTCCCTCGCCATCGAGGTGGCCAAGTACGGCATCACCGTCAACTGTCTTGCCCCCGGTTTGATCGACACCCCGCTGCTGCGCCGGGAACCGCAGGAGGTCATGGACCGCCTCCTGACCGCCCAGCCCATGGGAACGATCGGCGCGCCGACCGACGTGGCCTGGGCCGCCCACTACTTCGCTTCTCCCGCCAGCCGTGCTGTCACCGGCCAGGTGATGTACGTCTGCGGAGGCAAGAGCCTCTACGCCCAGCCGGCTCGGGTCTGA
- a CDS encoding SDR family NAD(P)-dependent oxidoreductase: MTLVLTGATSGIGEAVARLLTSRATRLIVHGPQHPANVDRFLGQLRDLGQSEVHYVLADFGDLTAVGALADRIAALTDRVDVLINNAGRPGPPTRQLSTDGNELTLQTNYLAPVLLTDRLAALLRAAHGRVVHVSSATHLSASLDPDDLNMEHTAYTPTVAYSRSKLGLVAHARWLADQAPSPRFDAVSVHPGVIHTALLHAMYDIGGAPVEQGARNVVQAALSAEAWGGRYLAEDRPAKPNPSALDPDFRSRLMMQTFRLTRHVSADGRSSSAGLDGA, from the coding sequence ATGACTCTGGTGCTTACGGGCGCGACCAGCGGTATCGGAGAAGCCGTCGCCCGTCTGCTGACCTCACGGGCGACCCGGCTGATTGTGCACGGCCCTCAGCATCCCGCGAACGTGGACCGGTTCCTCGGACAGCTCAGGGACCTGGGGCAAAGTGAGGTGCACTATGTCCTGGCAGACTTCGGCGACCTCACTGCGGTCGGCGCCCTCGCCGACCGGATCGCCGCCCTCACCGACCGGGTTGACGTGCTCATCAACAATGCAGGACGCCCGGGCCCCCCGACTCGGCAGCTCAGTACGGATGGCAACGAACTCACCCTGCAGACCAACTACCTTGCGCCCGTGCTGCTGACCGATCGTCTTGCCGCTTTGCTCCGCGCCGCACACGGACGCGTCGTCCATGTCTCCTCGGCCACGCACCTGTCGGCGTCGCTGGACCCCGACGACCTCAACATGGAACACACGGCCTACACCCCGACCGTCGCCTACTCACGTTCCAAGCTGGGGCTCGTAGCGCACGCACGATGGCTCGCCGATCAAGCGCCCTCACCTCGGTTCGATGCGGTGAGTGTGCATCCAGGTGTCATTCACACGGCACTGCTGCATGCGATGTACGACATCGGCGGAGCGCCTGTGGAGCAAGGCGCGCGGAATGTGGTGCAGGCGGCTCTGTCCGCCGAGGCCTGGGGCGGACGCTATCTGGCTGAAGATCGGCCCGCGAAGCCGAACCCCTCCGCGCTAGACCCCGACTTCAGAAGCCGGCTCATGATGCAGACGTTCCGTCTGACGCGACATGTATCTGCCGACGGCAGGTCCTCCTCCGCCGGCCTGGACGGTGCCTGA
- a CDS encoding LLM class flavin-dependent oxidoreductase translates to MTDYGHQLSFGLSLNPAADALEETRRLARRADEDRLDYLAVQDHPYQPGYLETWTLISHLSAVTNRISFVTDVADLQLRPPTMLAKAAASLGILTDGRIQLGVGGGAFADAIASMGGLPRRGAQMVAFTEESLHLMHQALAGGVVRMQTPHHAVTGYRAGPVASTPVQLWLGAQKPKMLNVTGRAADGWISPLNIYVPPEEVPARQQIIDEAATAAGRDPRSIRRIYNVIGTIGAHGAGQGLVGDVQVWVDTLSDWALRLGFDTFIFWPTGDAENQLELFTSHVVPAVRARVAAVRGQR, encoded by the coding sequence ATGACCGACTACGGACACCAGCTGTCGTTCGGCTTGAGCCTCAACCCGGCGGCGGATGCTCTTGAAGAGACTCGTCGGCTCGCACGCCGGGCTGATGAAGACAGACTGGACTACCTTGCCGTCCAGGACCACCCGTACCAACCCGGATACCTGGAAACCTGGACGCTGATCAGTCACCTATCAGCGGTGACCAACCGCATCTCCTTCGTAACCGACGTGGCCGACCTCCAGCTGCGCCCTCCGACCATGCTCGCCAAGGCCGCCGCCTCCCTGGGCATCCTCACAGATGGCCGCATCCAGCTCGGAGTCGGCGGCGGCGCCTTCGCCGACGCGATCGCTTCGATGGGCGGCCTGCCCCGGCGCGGCGCGCAGATGGTCGCCTTCACCGAGGAGTCCCTCCACCTCATGCACCAGGCTCTGGCCGGTGGCGTGGTAAGGATGCAGACCCCCCACCATGCCGTGACGGGATACCGTGCCGGCCCGGTGGCGTCCACACCGGTGCAGCTGTGGCTGGGCGCCCAGAAGCCGAAGATGCTCAACGTGACGGGCCGGGCGGCCGACGGATGGATCTCCCCGCTGAACATCTACGTACCTCCCGAGGAGGTACCCGCGCGCCAGCAGATCATCGACGAGGCGGCCACGGCCGCCGGGCGCGATCCGCGATCCATCCGGCGCATCTACAACGTCATCGGGACCATCGGGGCGCACGGCGCCGGTCAGGGGCTCGTCGGAGACGTCCAGGTGTGGGTGGACACCCTCAGCGACTGGGCTCTGCGACTGGGCTTCGACACCTTCATCTTCTGGCCCACGGGGGACGCGGAGAACCAGCTCGAACTCTTCACCTCACACGTCGTACCCGCCGTGCGTGCACGCGTCGCAGCCGTGAGGGGACAACGATGA